From the Streptomyces sp. KMM 9044 genome, one window contains:
- a CDS encoding LutC/YkgG family protein codes for MSSRERILGRVRRALADVPRADDRPYEQAVPRDYLREHGDRTPARTLDLLAENLADYRAVVHRTGADKLAEVVAGLLASRGASSVLVPPGLDESWLARTGVTRVADRAESTPQELDRVDSVVTACAVAVAETGTIVLDGSPDQGRRRITLVPDHHICVVRAAQVVPSVPYALERLDPARPLTWISGPSATSDIELDRVEGVHGPRTLEVVLVG; via the coding sequence GTGAGCAGCAGGGAACGGATCCTGGGCCGGGTGCGGCGCGCCCTCGCCGACGTCCCGCGCGCCGACGACAGGCCGTACGAGCAGGCTGTCCCGCGCGACTACCTGCGCGAGCACGGTGACCGCACCCCGGCCCGGACGCTGGACCTCCTCGCCGAGAACCTCGCCGACTACCGGGCGGTCGTCCACCGCACCGGCGCCGACAAACTGGCCGAGGTCGTCGCCGGGCTCCTGGCCTCACGCGGTGCGTCGTCGGTGCTCGTACCACCGGGTCTTGACGAGAGCTGGCTCGCCCGGACCGGGGTGACACGGGTCGCGGACCGGGCGGAGAGCACTCCGCAGGAACTGGACCGGGTCGACAGCGTGGTCACCGCCTGCGCGGTCGCCGTCGCCGAGACCGGCACGATCGTCCTGGACGGCTCCCCCGACCAGGGCCGGCGCCGGATCACCCTTGTCCCGGACCACCACATCTGCGTCGTCCGCGCAGCCCAGGTCGTCCCCTCCGTCCCGTACGCGCTCGAACGTCTCGATCCGGCCCGCCCTCTCACCTGGATCTCCGGCCCGTCGGCGACGAGCGACATCGAACTCGACCGGGTGGAGGGTGTGCACGGCCCGCGCACCCTGGAGGTCGTCCTGGTCGGCTGA
- a CDS encoding DUF6629 family protein produces MPRRRSDVLECGGRTCGGCRDRGGLRGPRGALGRSGDLPQAALPLLLGVHQLIEAAARASGGGRGPAVLRWVAVALPLAGALDAGGRAECRAEGHAAERAAQADAAPRRRVRAPRSSPRLRWLGPSSAGHSFAQPPGWITVLKRSCFGGFCTADRCADRWPTSCDQLIFPNGGPAEDGARRSPSTP; encoded by the coding sequence GTGCCCCGAAGGCGGAGTGACGTGCTGGAGTGCGGAGGCCGGACTTGTGGCGGGTGTCGGGATCGCGGCGGCCTGCGGGGCCCGCGCGGTGCGCTCGGGCGAAGCGGTGACCTTCCGCAGGCCGCGCTGCCGCTGCTGCTCGGCGTGCACCAGCTCATCGAGGCGGCGGCCCGGGCATCCGGCGGAGGGAGGGGGCCGGCCGTGCTGCGGTGGGTGGCCGTCGCGCTGCCGCTGGCCGGCGCTCTGGATGCCGGTGGGCGTGCTGAGTGCCGCGCCGAAGGACACGCGGCGGAACGTGCTGCGCAGGCCGACGCAGCCCCTCGTCGCCGGGTCCGCGCGCCTCGCTCCTCTCCGCGGCTCCGGTGGCTGGGTCCGTCCTCCGCGGGTCACTCTTTTGCACAGCCTCCGGGCTGGATCACGGTCCTGAAGCGATCGTGCTTCGGTGGGTTCTGCACCGCGGACCGCTGCGCTGATCGGTGGCCGACCAGCTGTGATCAGTTGATCTTCCCGAATGGGGGACCTGCGGAGGATGGGGCTAGGCGGTCTCCATCGACTCCTTGA
- a CDS encoding DUF5709 domain-containing protein has translation MSDENMADDVYQPTGGNEEQEDASPLDLQDAVDERTYDDILDEGYSPPERPLGVTKTGTTASEQYEGESLDEKTRQEVPDVEETAGDGIGEPLDDVGQPGDQEVGTGRAGRLVAPDEGTRTDATGELVADDRGIDGGAAGAEEAAVHIGSDDQVPPADERGE, from the coding sequence ATGAGCGACGAGAACATGGCGGACGACGTCTATCAGCCCACTGGTGGCAATGAGGAACAGGAGGACGCGTCCCCGCTGGATCTGCAGGACGCTGTGGACGAGCGGACGTATGACGACATACTGGACGAGGGCTACTCGCCGCCCGAAAGGCCGCTGGGTGTCACCAAAACCGGCACTACGGCGTCCGAGCAGTACGAGGGCGAATCCCTCGACGAGAAGACACGGCAGGAGGTCCCCGACGTGGAGGAGACGGCAGGGGACGGCATCGGCGAACCACTCGACGACGTGGGGCAACCGGGCGACCAGGAGGTCGGCACCGGCCGGGCCGGCCGCCTGGTGGCGCCCGACGAGGGCACACGAACGGACGCCACCGGAGAACTCGTCGCTGATGACCGGGGCATTGACGGCGGGGCGGCAGGTGCCGAGGAGGCAGCGGTTCACATCGGATCCGACGACCAGGTGCCACCGGCGGACGAGAGGGGGGAGTGA
- a CDS encoding ATP-binding cassette domain-containing protein, producing MPSSVMPMPNTGQGDGRPSPVAVSTVGLRKSYGDRTVLDGIDLRIPAGSVFALLGPNGAGKTTAVKILSTLVTADAGELRVGGHDLAADPQAVRAAIGVTGQFSAVDGLITGEENMLLMADLHHLSRSEGRRTVAGLLERFDLVEAAKKPASTYSGGMKRRLDIAMTLVGSPRIIFLDEPTTGLDPRSRHTMWGIIRELVSDGVTVFLTTQYLEEADELADRIAVLNDGRIAAEGSADELKRIVPGGHVRLRFTDPEAYRSAAVALREATRDDEALSLRIPSGGSQRELRSVLDRLDSAGIEADELTVHTPDLDDVFFALTGPADVTDQPKENVR from the coding sequence ATGCCTTCATCTGTCATGCCCATGCCTAATACCGGGCAAGGTGACGGTCGCCCGTCGCCGGTCGCCGTCTCCACGGTCGGTCTGCGCAAGTCGTACGGCGACAGGACCGTGCTCGACGGCATCGATCTGCGTATCCCGGCCGGGTCCGTGTTCGCGCTGCTCGGCCCGAACGGCGCCGGCAAGACCACCGCGGTGAAGATCCTCTCCACCCTCGTCACCGCAGACGCCGGCGAGCTGCGCGTCGGCGGCCACGACCTGGCCGCCGACCCGCAGGCCGTGCGCGCCGCGATCGGCGTCACCGGCCAGTTCTCCGCCGTCGACGGCCTGATCACCGGTGAGGAGAACATGCTCCTCATGGCGGACCTGCACCACCTCTCCCGCAGTGAGGGCCGCCGCACCGTCGCCGGACTCCTGGAGCGCTTCGACCTGGTGGAGGCCGCGAAGAAGCCCGCCTCCACCTACTCCGGCGGCATGAAGCGCCGCCTCGACATCGCCATGACCCTGGTCGGCAGCCCGCGGATCATCTTCCTCGACGAGCCGACCACCGGCCTCGACCCGCGCAGCCGCCACACCATGTGGGGCATCATCCGCGAACTCGTCTCCGACGGCGTCACCGTCTTCCTCACCACCCAGTACCTGGAGGAGGCCGACGAACTCGCCGACCGCATCGCGGTGCTGAACGACGGCAGGATCGCCGCCGAGGGCAGCGCCGACGAGCTGAAGCGCATCGTCCCCGGCGGGCACGTCCGGCTCCGCTTCACCGACCCGGAGGCGTACCGGTCGGCCGCCGTCGCCCTGCGCGAGGCCACACGGGACGACGAAGCGCTGTCCCTGCGGATCCCCAGCGGCGGCAGCCAGCGCGAGCTGCGCTCCGTCCTCGACCGGCTGGACTCGGCCGGCATCGAGGCGGACGAATTGACCGTGCACACCCCCGACCTCGACGACGTGTTCTTCGCCCTGACCGGCCCGGCCGACGTCACCGACCAGCCCAAGGAGAACGTCCGATGA
- a CDS encoding (Fe-S)-binding protein — MRVALFLTCVNDTLYPDTGRAVVKLLTRLGVEVDFPMAQTCCGQAHYNTGYRHEAEPLARHFSEVFGDYEAIVTPSGSCGAMVRELYPRMGERARAQGRGDALAAALAPVVPKTYELTEFLVDVLGVTDVGAYYPHTVTYHPTCHGLRSLGLGDRPRRLLEAVKGLKLVELPGAEECCGFGGTFALKNSDVSAAMGADKVRSAESTGAEVLCTADNSCLMHIGGTMSRLRTGMRPVHVAEILASTEEERQGEEVAAA; from the coding sequence ATGCGTGTCGCCCTGTTCCTGACCTGCGTCAACGACACGCTCTATCCGGACACCGGGCGCGCCGTGGTGAAGCTGCTGACCAGACTCGGTGTCGAGGTCGACTTCCCGATGGCGCAGACCTGTTGCGGCCAGGCGCACTACAACACCGGGTACCGGCACGAGGCCGAGCCGCTTGCACGGCACTTCTCCGAGGTCTTCGGGGACTACGAGGCGATCGTGACACCGTCCGGGTCGTGCGGGGCGATGGTGCGGGAGCTTTATCCACGGATGGGCGAGCGGGCCCGTGCCCAGGGGCGCGGAGACGCCCTCGCGGCCGCCCTGGCGCCGGTGGTGCCGAAGACGTACGAGCTCACCGAGTTCCTGGTGGACGTGCTGGGGGTGACGGACGTCGGCGCGTACTACCCGCACACCGTGACCTACCACCCCACCTGTCACGGCCTGCGCTCCCTGGGGCTCGGCGACCGGCCCCGGCGGCTTCTGGAGGCCGTGAAAGGGCTGAAGCTGGTGGAGCTGCCGGGGGCCGAGGAGTGCTGCGGCTTCGGCGGCACGTTCGCGCTGAAGAACTCCGACGTCTCCGCGGCGATGGGAGCCGACAAGGTGCGCAGCGCCGAGTCGACGGGCGCGGAGGTGCTGTGCACGGCGGACAACTCGTGTCTGATGCACATCGGGGGGACGATGAGCCGGCTGCGCACCGGCATGCGGCCGGTGCACGTCGCGGAGATCCTGGCGAGCACGGAAGAGGAGAGGCAAGGGGAGGAGGTGGCGGCCGCATGA
- a CDS encoding acyltransferase family protein, translating into MSTPHPSTADEATEQSPGARASPPHVLSQAERRRDGERGFPSAPRGGRVAGLDGLRTVAVVLVIVYHVEPDAVPGGAVAVDVFFTLSGFVITRLLVAEYTRTGLIGLRSFYRRRWLRLGPALLVVCAVTALLPVAFPLPLFDGAWMAAGLAAASVVNLVRAGESGPYSDLTAPLGHTWSLGVEEQFYLVWPLLLLVLLRRTGARTVLGWVAVLCVLPMLWRTVLWDPTAAHRIYNGPDTRLDQLLVGALLALVLARLRAEDPRLALLRRWAGRLCWPALALLGLIAWQVPITEAGAWNPVWYTAGFLTAAVLAAVVVAAMELCPRSWPSRLLSFSALAWAGRSLSYGMYLWHYPVIRLLFDLGVDGGWLLPAGFSVTVAAALASYVLLERPLLRRDRLRVRRPKPLVAAERPA; encoded by the coding sequence ATGAGCACTCCCCATCCGAGCACGGCGGACGAGGCCACGGAGCAGAGCCCGGGCGCGCGAGCGTCGCCACCCCACGTCCTCTCGCAGGCGGAGCGGCGAAGGGACGGGGAGCGGGGATTTCCGTCGGCGCCGCGGGGCGGGCGGGTGGCAGGGCTGGACGGGTTGCGGACGGTCGCGGTGGTACTGGTGATCGTTTACCACGTGGAGCCGGACGCGGTGCCCGGAGGTGCGGTGGCCGTGGACGTCTTCTTCACACTCAGCGGCTTTGTCATCACCCGGCTGCTGGTCGCCGAGTACACGCGGACCGGCCTCATCGGCCTGCGGTCCTTCTACCGTCGGCGGTGGCTGCGGCTGGGGCCGGCACTGCTGGTGGTGTGCGCGGTCACCGCTCTGCTGCCGGTGGCCTTCCCGCTGCCGTTGTTCGACGGGGCGTGGATGGCGGCCGGGCTGGCCGCGGCCTCGGTGGTCAATCTCGTCCGGGCCGGGGAGTCCGGGCCGTACTCGGACCTCACCGCGCCGCTCGGCCACACCTGGTCCCTGGGGGTGGAGGAGCAGTTCTACCTGGTCTGGCCGCTCCTGCTGCTGGTGCTGCTACGGCGCACCGGGGCGCGGACGGTATTGGGCTGGGTCGCGGTGCTGTGCGTCCTGCCGATGCTCTGGCGGACGGTGCTCTGGGATCCGACGGCGGCGCACCGCATCTACAACGGCCCCGACACCCGCCTCGACCAACTCCTCGTCGGGGCTCTGCTGGCCCTCGTGCTGGCCCGGCTGCGCGCCGAGGACCCCCGACTGGCGCTGTTGCGCCGATGGGCGGGGCGGCTGTGCTGGCCCGCGCTCGCGCTGCTGGGGCTGATCGCCTGGCAGGTCCCGATCACCGAGGCGGGCGCGTGGAACCCCGTGTGGTACACGGCCGGATTCCTGACGGCCGCCGTTCTGGCGGCCGTCGTGGTGGCCGCCATGGAACTGTGCCCCCGGTCGTGGCCCTCCCGTCTGCTGTCCTTCTCCGCGCTGGCCTGGGCCGGACGCAGTCTCAGCTACGGGATGTACCTGTGGCACTACCCCGTCATCCGGCTGCTCTTCGACCTCGGGGTGGACGGCGGCTGGCTGCTCCCCGCGGGCTTCTCGGTGACGGTCGCGGCGGCCCTTGCCTCGTACGTCCTCCTCGAACGGCCCTTGCTGCGACGTGACCGGCTCCGCGTGCGACGGCCGAAGCCGCTTGTCGCTGCGGAGCGTCCCGCTTGA
- a CDS encoding HAD hydrolase-like protein, which translates to MVAAVGDRGAFGGVAARAAARMGVDPAAYVVVEDSRPGVLAARAAGMRRLGYGGGVTPAGRLAGPGTAVFHDLRELPALLTGRGAVLTGTDKTAKASRAARARGPPAGGPHKRRG; encoded by the coding sequence ATGGTCGCCGCGGTCGGGGACAGGGGCGCGTTCGGGGGGGTTGCTGCACGTGCCGCCGCACGGATGGGCGTCGACCCCGCCGCGTACGTGGTGGTCGAGGACAGCCGCCCGGGCGTTCTGGCAGCCCGGGCCGCCGGTATGCGCCGCCTCGGGTACGGGGGAGGCGTCACCCCCGCCGGCCGGCTGGCCGGGCCCGGGACCGCTGTGTTCCACGACCTGCGCGAGCTGCCCGCCCTGTTGACCGGGCGGGGCGCCGTCCTGACGGGGACTGATAAGACGGCAAAGGCTTCTCGAGCTGCCCGCGCCAGGGGCCCACCGGCCGGTGGCCCGCACAAGCGGCGCGGCTGA
- a CDS encoding DUF4097 family beta strand repeat-containing protein, protein MPSFDTPEPISATARVEAGSIRFTAGDRLDTVVEVRPRDPKRDQDVRTAAQTETTYASGVLTVRTPKPNLLGRTGTVDVTVELPSGSRVEMAGAWAQVLGEGRLGEVRVKVSSGDVRLDTAGPLQLTASHGSITVERVEGMAEITTSSGSLRVGLLDGPAVLKNSHGTTTVGAATGELRVSGSNGDIEIRRAEDSVTATTAHGTLRVGEVASGTIQLENSYGAIEVGVREGTAAWLDVSSGSGQVRNTLTASESPQETEDTVKVRARTRHGNIDVRRAKA, encoded by the coding sequence ATGCCTTCTTTCGACACTCCCGAACCGATCTCGGCCACGGCGCGCGTGGAGGCCGGTTCCATCCGGTTCACCGCGGGCGACCGCCTCGACACCGTCGTCGAGGTGCGGCCCCGCGACCCGAAGCGGGACCAGGACGTACGGACGGCCGCCCAGACCGAGACCACGTACGCGAGCGGCGTACTGACCGTCAGGACCCCCAAGCCCAACCTGCTCGGCCGTACCGGCACCGTCGACGTGACGGTCGAACTGCCCTCGGGCTCGCGCGTCGAGATGGCCGGCGCCTGGGCCCAGGTGCTCGGCGAGGGCCGGCTGGGCGAGGTCCGCGTGAAGGTCTCGTCCGGCGACGTCCGCCTCGACACCGCCGGCCCGCTGCAGCTGACCGCGTCGCACGGCTCGATCACCGTGGAGCGGGTCGAGGGCATGGCCGAGATCACCACCAGCTCCGGCAGCCTGCGCGTCGGTCTCCTCGACGGCCCCGCCGTCCTGAAGAACTCGCACGGCACCACGACCGTCGGCGCCGCGACCGGCGAATTGCGGGTGAGCGGCTCCAACGGTGACATCGAGATCCGGCGTGCCGAGGACTCGGTCACCGCCACCACCGCGCACGGCACCTTGCGCGTGGGCGAAGTGGCCAGTGGGACGATCCAGTTGGAGAACTCCTACGGCGCCATCGAGGTCGGCGTCCGCGAGGGCACGGCCGCCTGGCTGGACGTCAGCTCGGGCTCCGGCCAGGTACGCAACACACTCACCGCGTCCGAGTCCCCGCAGGAGACCGAGGACACTGTCAAGGTCCGCGCCCGCACCCGGCACGGCAACATCGACGTCCGCCGTGCCAAGGCCTGA
- a CDS encoding LutB/LldF family L-lactate oxidation iron-sulfur protein: protein MSGTSETFVGMPAFPQAAREAVRDTTLRGNLRHATHTIRAKRAKAVAEVSDWAGLREAGKRIKDHTLRHLDEYLVRLEETVTAAGGTVHWAADAAEANRIVTGLVKETGESEVVKVKSMATQEIELNEALEAAGIRAYETDLAELIVQLGQDRPSHILVPAIHRNRGEIRDIFAREMGGWGRPAPEGLTDTPAELAEAARLHLREKFLRAKVGISGANFMVAETGTLVVVESEGNGRMCLTLPETLISVVGIEKIVPTWRDLEVFLQTLPRSSTAERMNPYTSTWTGTTDADGPRAFHLVLLDNGRTDTLADEVGRQALRCIRCSACLNVCPVYERAGGHAYGSVYPGPIGAILSPQLRGTASEIDASLPYASSLCGACYEVCPVAIDIPEVLVHLRERVVEGGQVVRDGNKVVLQPARGHAAERAAMRAARWAFSHPGALRTGQRLASRTRRLHPRTLPGPGRAWSGTRDLPPVPAEPFRDWWQRTHGAGAPPSSGAAGAPAKDEDRSKDKDGNR from the coding sequence ATGAGCGGTACGAGCGAAACGTTCGTCGGAATGCCGGCCTTCCCACAGGCGGCGCGGGAGGCGGTACGCGACACCACTCTGCGCGGCAACCTCCGACATGCCACGCACACCATCCGGGCCAAGCGGGCGAAGGCCGTCGCCGAGGTGTCGGACTGGGCCGGGCTGCGGGAGGCCGGCAAGCGGATCAAGGATCATACGCTCCGTCACCTCGACGAGTACCTGGTGCGGTTGGAGGAGACGGTGACAGCCGCGGGCGGCACCGTCCACTGGGCCGCCGACGCCGCCGAGGCCAACCGGATCGTGACCGGACTCGTCAAGGAGACGGGCGAGTCGGAGGTCGTCAAGGTCAAGTCCATGGCCACGCAGGAGATCGAGCTCAACGAGGCCCTCGAGGCGGCGGGCATCCGCGCCTATGAGACCGATCTGGCCGAACTGATCGTGCAGTTGGGCCAGGACCGCCCCTCGCACATCCTCGTCCCGGCGATCCACCGCAACCGCGGGGAGATCCGGGACATCTTCGCCCGCGAGATGGGCGGCTGGGGCCGCCCGGCGCCCGAGGGGCTCACCGACACGCCCGCCGAACTGGCCGAGGCCGCGCGGCTGCACCTGCGGGAGAAGTTCCTGCGGGCCAAGGTCGGCATCTCCGGGGCCAACTTCATGGTCGCCGAGACCGGCACGCTGGTGGTGGTGGAGTCCGAGGGCAACGGACGGATGTGTCTGACCCTGCCCGAGACACTGATCTCGGTCGTCGGCATCGAGAAGATCGTGCCGACCTGGCGGGACCTCGAGGTGTTCCTGCAGACGCTCCCGCGCTCCTCGACCGCCGAGCGGATGAACCCGTACACGTCCACCTGGACCGGCACCACCGACGCGGACGGCCCGCGCGCCTTCCATCTGGTGCTGCTGGACAACGGCCGCACCGACACCCTCGCCGACGAGGTGGGCCGACAGGCGCTGCGCTGCATCCGCTGCTCGGCCTGCCTCAACGTCTGCCCGGTCTACGAGCGGGCCGGCGGCCATGCCTACGGCTCGGTCTACCCGGGCCCGATCGGAGCCATTCTCAGCCCTCAACTGCGGGGCACGGCAAGCGAGATCGACGCGTCCCTGCCGTACGCCTCGTCGCTGTGCGGGGCCTGCTACGAGGTGTGCCCGGTCGCCATCGACATCCCCGAGGTGCTGGTGCACCTGCGGGAACGGGTCGTGGAAGGCGGCCAGGTGGTCCGGGACGGCAACAAGGTGGTGCTGCAGCCCGCGAGGGGCCACGCCGCCGAGCGCGCCGCGATGCGCGCGGCCCGCTGGGCGTTCTCGCACCCGGGCGCGCTGCGCACCGGCCAGCGCCTCGCCTCCCGCACCCGGCGCCTGCACCCGCGCACCCTGCCGGGCCCCGGCCGCGCGTGGAGCGGGACCCGGGATCTTCCTCCGGTGCCGGCGGAGCCCTTCCGCGACTGGTGGCAGCGCACACACGGCGCCGGGGCTCCCCCCTCGTCGGGCGCGGCCGGGGCCCCGGCGAAGGACGAGGACAGGAGCAAGGACAAGGACGGTAACCGGTGA
- a CDS encoding type II toxin-antitoxin system HicB family antitoxin — translation MDLTPYVDSIRRELAVAAEAGGDEARELAERLTAPLESATRLTLLNVLSAAMDEITRELAPGSVDVRLRGLDPDFVVTPPPTDGGTPVEPAAHREPLRTPAPADGDEGGTARVNLRLPAHLKARAEEAATREGLSVNAWLVRAVSAAVDGGARPHTTEKTRTIGQSFTGWVR, via the coding sequence ATGGATCTCACCCCGTATGTCGACTCCATCCGCCGCGAACTCGCGGTGGCCGCCGAAGCCGGCGGCGACGAAGCGCGCGAGCTGGCCGAGAGGCTCACCGCTCCCCTGGAGTCGGCGACCCGGCTGACCCTGCTCAACGTGCTCTCCGCCGCGATGGACGAGATCACCCGCGAACTCGCCCCCGGCTCGGTCGACGTACGGCTGCGCGGACTCGACCCCGACTTCGTGGTGACACCGCCGCCCACCGACGGCGGCACCCCCGTGGAGCCGGCCGCGCACAGGGAACCGCTCAGGACCCCGGCTCCGGCCGACGGCGACGAGGGCGGCACCGCTCGCGTCAATCTCCGCCTGCCGGCCCACCTCAAGGCCCGCGCGGAGGAGGCCGCGACCCGGGAGGGCCTGTCGGTCAACGCGTGGCTGGTGCGCGCCGTGTCGGCCGCGGTCGACGGCGGCGCCCGGCCGCACACGACGGAGAAGACCCGGACCATCGGACAGAGCTTCACGGGCTGGGTGCGGTGA
- the ppk2 gene encoding polyphosphate kinase 2 codes for MAGKKMTKLPRAAYESELLRLQTELAKLQEWVRAEGARLVVVFEGRDAAGKGGTIKRVTEHLNPRVARIAALPKPTGRQRTQWYFQRYVEHLPAAGEIVLFDRSWYNRAGVERVMGFCTKKEYQRFLHQCPIFERMLVEDGILLRKYWFSVSDTEQETRFRKRLEDPLRRWKLSPMDLESITSWEAYSRAKDAMLVHTDIVEAPWYIVESDDKRRARLNMIAHLLGTVPYQEVGPPVIELPERPPSTGYQRPPRDLQTYVPDHADGLRPGDRTT; via the coding sequence ATGGCCGGCAAGAAGATGACGAAGCTGCCCCGGGCGGCGTACGAGAGCGAGTTGCTGCGGCTGCAGACGGAGCTGGCGAAGCTCCAGGAGTGGGTGCGGGCGGAGGGGGCCCGGCTGGTCGTCGTCTTCGAGGGCCGGGACGCCGCGGGCAAGGGCGGCACCATCAAGCGGGTCACGGAGCACCTCAACCCGCGCGTGGCTCGGATCGCGGCCCTGCCCAAGCCGACCGGGCGCCAGCGCACCCAGTGGTACTTCCAGCGCTACGTCGAGCACCTGCCGGCCGCCGGTGAGATCGTGCTGTTCGACCGCTCCTGGTACAACCGCGCCGGCGTCGAGCGGGTCATGGGCTTCTGCACGAAGAAGGAGTACCAGCGCTTTCTGCACCAGTGCCCGATCTTCGAGCGGATGCTGGTGGAGGACGGGATCCTGCTGCGCAAGTACTGGTTCTCGGTGAGCGACACCGAGCAGGAGACACGGTTTCGCAAGCGGCTGGAGGATCCGCTGCGCCGCTGGAAGCTGTCGCCGATGGACCTCGAGTCGATCACCAGCTGGGAGGCGTACTCCCGGGCCAAGGACGCGATGCTGGTGCACACCGACATCGTCGAGGCTCCGTGGTACATCGTGGAGAGCGACGACAAGCGCCGTGCCCGGCTGAACATGATCGCCCATCTGCTGGGCACGGTGCCCTACCAGGAAGTGGGGCCGCCGGTCATCGAGCTGCCGGAGCGCCCGCCGTCCACCGGCTACCAGCGCCCGCCCCGCGACCTCCAGACGTACGTCCCTGACCACGCGGACGGCCTCCGACCCGGGGACCGGACGACGTGA
- a CDS encoding ABC transporter permease — protein sequence MSALSLAVRDSNTMLRRNLLHAWRYPSTTLNLLLTPIMLLLLFVYVFGDVMSAGIGGGGADRSEYIAYIVPGILMMTIGSTAIGAAVYISMDMNEGLIARFRTMAVYRGSVIVGHVAGSVLQCVASVVLVGAVGVATGFRSTDATALEWLAAFGLLALFALALTWIAVGMGMASPNPEAASNSAMPLILLPLISSAFIPADTMPGWFRPIAEYQPFTPAIETLRGLLLGTGIGHNGWIAIAWCVGLSALGYRWTTTLFNRDPK from the coding sequence ATGAGCGCCCTCTCCCTCGCCGTCCGCGACTCGAACACGATGCTGCGCCGCAACCTCCTGCACGCGTGGCGCTACCCGTCCACCACCCTGAACCTGCTGCTCACGCCGATCATGCTGCTGCTGCTCTTCGTCTACGTCTTCGGCGACGTGATGAGCGCGGGCATCGGTGGCGGCGGCGCCGACCGCTCCGAGTACATCGCCTACATCGTCCCGGGCATTCTGATGATGACCATCGGCAGCACCGCGATCGGGGCCGCGGTGTACATCTCCATGGACATGAACGAGGGCCTCATCGCCCGCTTCCGCACGATGGCGGTCTACCGCGGCTCCGTGATCGTCGGGCACGTCGCCGGCAGCGTGCTGCAGTGCGTCGCCAGCGTGGTCCTCGTCGGTGCCGTCGGCGTGGCCACCGGCTTCCGGTCCACCGACGCCACGGCCCTGGAGTGGCTGGCGGCATTCGGGCTGCTCGCGCTGTTCGCCCTGGCGCTCACCTGGATCGCGGTCGGCATGGGCATGGCCAGCCCGAACCCCGAGGCGGCCAGCAACAGCGCGATGCCGCTGATCCTCCTCCCTCTCATCTCCAGCGCCTTCATCCCGGCCGACACGATGCCGGGCTGGTTCCGGCCCATCGCCGAGTACCAGCCCTTCACCCCGGCCATCGAGACCCTGCGCGGACTGCTGCTCGGCACCGGGATCGGCCACAACGGCTGGATCGCGATCGCCTGGTGCGTCGGCCTGTCCGCCCTCGGCTACCGCTGGACGACGACGCTGTTCAACCGCGACCCGAAGTAA
- a CDS encoding sulfite exporter TauE/SafE family protein, whose amino-acid sequence MALSIWEALAVFAAGIGAGTINTIVGSGTLITFPVLLATGLPPVTATVSNALGLIPGSVSGAIGYRAELKGQRRLVLRLGAAAAVGGLAGAMLLLTLPATAFETIVPVLVALALVLVVLQPRVSARVQRRRARTGTVTRADGGPVLFGGLLLASVYGGYFTAAQGIIYLSLMGMLLDDTLQRLNAVKNVLAAVVNSIAALFFLFVADFDWAAVLLIAAGSAIGGQVGAKVGRRLPPRILRIFVVVVGIIAIVQLLLR is encoded by the coding sequence ATGGCCTTGTCCATCTGGGAGGCGCTGGCGGTCTTCGCCGCCGGAATCGGCGCCGGCACCATCAACACCATCGTCGGCTCGGGCACGCTGATCACGTTTCCCGTCCTGCTCGCCACCGGGCTGCCCCCGGTGACCGCCACCGTGTCCAACGCCCTCGGGCTGATCCCCGGTTCGGTCAGCGGCGCCATAGGCTACCGGGCGGAGCTCAAGGGCCAGCGCCGTCTCGTCCTGCGGCTCGGCGCGGCCGCGGCGGTCGGCGGACTCGCCGGGGCGATGCTGCTGCTCACGCTCCCCGCGACCGCCTTCGAGACGATCGTTCCCGTGCTGGTCGCACTCGCGTTGGTCCTCGTCGTACTCCAGCCCCGTGTCTCCGCCCGCGTCCAGCGCCGCCGTGCGCGCACGGGCACGGTCACCAGGGCCGACGGCGGCCCCGTCCTCTTCGGCGGGCTCCTGCTCGCCAGCGTCTACGGCGGCTACTTCACAGCGGCCCAGGGGATCATCTACCTCTCCCTGATGGGCATGCTGCTCGACGACACCCTTCAACGTCTGAACGCCGTCAAGAACGTCCTCGCCGCCGTCGTGAACAGCATCGCGGCCCTGTTCTTCCTGTTCGTCGCCGACTTCGACTGGGCTGCCGTCCTGCTCATCGCCGCGGGCTCGGCGATCGGCGGCCAGGTCGGCGCGAAGGTGGGGCGCCGGCTCCCTCCGCGCATCCTGCGGATCTTCGTCGTCGTGGTCGGCATCATCGCCATCGTCCAACTGCTTCTGCGCTGA